The following proteins are encoded in a genomic region of Ctenopharyngodon idella isolate HZGC_01 chromosome 12, HZGC01, whole genome shotgun sequence:
- the arsg gene encoding arylsulfatase G, with product MAQFGLCALLLFSGLVHHIKSHIRKENKTGEKERPNFIIILADDIGWGDLWVNRPDNSTPTPWLDSLMLKGKRFTDFHSPASTCSPSRAALLTGRHGLRNGVTHNFAVESVAGLPLNETTFAQLLHDAGYYTAMIGKWHLGHNGSYNPVHRGFDYYFGIPYSNDMGCTDKPGLDLPSCPPCILNQYTTRKHEGCYTQVALPLYENETIIEQPLDTWSLKDRYARVAVKQIFTASISKQQPFLLYVALAHMHVPLFHNTFLNVTTQDPYTASLSDMDSLVGTIMQAVSTEQLENTLIWFTGDNGPWEQKCQFAGNVGPFVGRWQTSRGGGSAKRTTWEGGHRVPTVVTWPKKIKPNSTSSALLSGLDIFPTILSLAGVKAPSDRRYDGIDITYILLNDSDTGHKSLMHPNSGAAGQFGDLQTIRLKHHKAFYITGGSVACGGGSGQQQYHDPPLIFDLSKDEAEETPLNPESEEYRSVLKEVEREREALLWDIASDRVSSADYTMIPAAVPCCQPHNPACRCHSLKRGGDVIWSC from the exons ATGGCACAGTTTGGATTATGTGCACTGCTTCTGTTCTCTGGACTGGTTCATCACATCAAAAGCCATATTAGAAAGGAGAACAAAACAGGTGAGAAGGAACGACCCAATTTCATCATTATCTTAGCCGATGATATTGGATGGGGTGACCTCTGGGTGAACAGGCCTGATAACTCCACACCAACACCCTGGCTCGACTCATTAATGCTGAAGGGCAAAAG ATTCACAGACTTCCACTCTCCTGCCTCCACATGCTCACCCTCACGCGCTGCCCTCCTGACCGGCAGACACGGGCTGCGCAACGGGGTCACTCATAATTTTGCAGTGGAGTCAGTCGCAGGACTGCCACTCAATGAGACAACGTTTGCTCAGCTCCTGCATGACGCAGGTTATTATACAGCCATGATCG GAAAATGGCACCTTGGACACAATGGTTCCTATAATCCTGTTCATAGAG GTTTTGACTATTACTTCGGTATTCCTTATAGTAATGATATGGGCTGCACTGACAAACCAGGCCTCGACCTTCCCAGCTGCCCTCCCTGCATCCTTAATCAGTATACTACTAG GAAGCATGAAGGATGTTACACTCAAGTGGCATTACCTCTGTATGAAAATGAGACAATAATTGAACAACCCTTGGACACATGGAGCCTTAAAGACAGATATGCCAGAGTGGCAGTCAAGCAGATATTCACAGCCAG CATTTCTAAGCAGCAGCCATTCCTGCTGTATGTGGCTCTTGCTCATATGCATGTCCCACTGTTCCATAACACCTTCCTAAACGTTACGACACAAGACCCTTACACAGCCAGCCTCAGTGACATGGACTCCTTGGTGGGGACAATCATGCAGGCGGTCAGCACCGAGCAGCTGGAAAACACATTGATATGGTTCACTG GTGACAATGGCCCGTGGGAGCAGAAATGCCAGTTTGCTGGGAATGTTGGGCCTTTTGTTGGAAGATGGCAGACAAGCAGAG GTGGTGGCTCAGCCAAGAGAACCACATGGGAAGGAGGTCATAGAGTTCCCACAGTGGTCACATGGCCTAAAAAGATTAAACCCAACAGCACCAGCAGCGCCCTGCTGAG TGGTTTGGATATCTTTCCAACCATCCTTTCCCTGGCTGGTGTAAAAGCACCATCGGATCGACGGTATGACGGCATTGATATAACATACATTCTGCTCAACGACTCTGACACAGGGCATAAG AGTCTCATGCATCCAAACAGCGGCGCTGCAGGACAATTTGGGGACCTTCAAACCATCAGACTGAAACATCACAAGGCATTTTACATCACAg GTGGATCAGTGGCGTGCGGTGGAGGAAGTGGACAACAGCAGTATCACGACCCCCCTCTGATATTTGACCTCTCAAAGGACGAGGCAGAAGAGACCCCTCTGAACCCTGAGAGTGAAGAGTACAGATCTGTCCTGAAGGaagtggagagagagagggaggctCTGCTGTGGGACATCGCCTCAGACAGGGTATCGTCAGCTGACTACACCATGATTCCGGCTGCAGTCCCCTGCTGCCAGCCACACAACCCCGCCTGCCGATGTCACAGTTTGAAACGAG GTGGGGATGTCATATGGAGCTGCTGA
- the snx11 gene encoding sorting nexin-11 isoform X3: protein MIKSQEQDEFIAVRVQDPRVQNEGSWNSYVDFKIFLHTNSKAFTAKTSCVRRRYSEFVWLKKKLQKNAGLVPVPDLPKKSIFSFINDDFIERRRKGLQSFLDKLLHMTVCLSDSQLHLFLQTQLPVKHIEDCVQGHTPYTVTEAILNYASSNLGWVQEEGGGAQELWPTPVPYESVESPAPHLPSLQSPGAIFSGPPNELTDVSDSDSRLSDADQTAHDLKQVIVHEQLPQEGESCIKLVVEVHPNLVGSVETEEEGGIIGSNKVTKDLQGYDCEYPAPQIDGHPEDKPWQEDTSNEVDLDQEKSVAEDVADITSVDQVIEERTLGVINEAKKGGQDVGLEQDSTERQTPKKDLYEEDTRVRIHNNEVTLDLSAVKEDSAENHREMVLESAAITVDVVLHDACEENMPDTKDHDKAEITEDHTVQENGLSEEDYSEDTAVQEEAMNVNEEHVGEVNKLNAKFHQLSSGILILGGIEEAVSTQTASVTENVSNLDANTADDNTLILKAIEIDSMQCEEMDSHIIITTHQPDTNSHGN from the exons ATGATCAAAAGTCAAGAGCAAGAT gaATTCATTGCAGTGAGAGTTCAGGATCCTCGTGTTCAGAACGAAGGGTCGTGGAACTCATATGTGGACTTCAAAATTTTCCTTCAT ACAAACAGTAAAGCATTCACTGCCAAAACATCCTGTGTAAGGCGGCGATACAGCGAATTTGTGTGGTTGAAGAAAAAGCTGCAAAAGAACGCTGGTCTGGT GCCTGTTCCTGATCTTCCCAAAAAGTCTATCTTCTCGTTTATTAACGATGACTTCATTGAAAGAAGGAGAAAGGGTCTTCAGAGCTTCTTGGATAA GTTGCTGCACATGACAGTATGCCTGTCAGATAGCCAGCTCCATCTTTTCCTGCAGACTCAGCTTCCTGTCAAGCACATTGAGGACTGTGTGCAGGGTCACACCCCTTACACTGTGACAGAGGCCATTCTGAATTATGCTTCCTCCAACCTCGGCTGGGTCCAAGAGGAAGGGGGCGGGGCCCAAGAATTATGGCCCACCCCTGTTCCATATGAATCTGTAGAGAG CCCTGCTCCACACCTCCCTTCATTACAAAGTCCAGGAGCCATATTCAGTGGACCTCCAAATGAACTTACAGACGTTTCAGACTCTGATTCAAGACTGAGTGATGCAGACCAAACAGCACATGACCTGAAGCAGGTTATTGTCCATGAACAGCTGCCTCAGGAGGGAGAGAGTTGCATTAAACTAGTAGTTGAAGTCCACCCGAACCTTGTTGGTTCTGTAGAGACTGAGGAAGAGGGCGGAATCATTGGATCAAATAAGGTCACCAAAGATCTACAAGGGTATGATTGTGAATATCCTGCTCCACAGATAGACGGACACCCTGAAGACAAGCCTTGGCAAGAAGATACAAGCAATGAAGTAGATCTTGATCAAGAAAAGTCTGTTGCCGAAGATGTTGCTGACATTACTTCAGTAGATCAAGTCATTGAGGAAAGGACTCTTGGTGTTATCAATGAAGCAAAGAAGGGAGGTCAAGACGTTGGACTTGAACAGGACAGCACTGAGAGACAAACCCCTAAAAAGGACCTTTATGAAGAAGATACAAGAGTAAGGATCCATAATAATGAAGTAACTCTGGATCTCAGTGCTGTCAAGGAAGACAGTGCTGAGAATCACAGAGAGATGGTACTAGAAAGTGCAGCTATAACTGTAGATGTTGTACTCCATGATGCTTGTGAGGAGAACATGCCAGATACTAAAGATCATGATAAAGCAGAGATAACAGAGGACCATACAGTCCAAGAGAATGGACTCAGTGAAGAAGACTACAGCGAAGACACTGCTGTCCAGGAAGAGGCCATGAATGTGAATGAGGAGCATGTTGGTGAAGTGAACAAGCTCAATGCAAAATTTCATCAGCTCAGCAGTGGCATTTTGATACTTGGGGGAATTGAGGAAGCAGTGAGCACACAAACCGCCTCCGTGACAGAGAATGTCAGCAACCTCGATGCAAATACTGCTGATGACAACACGCTTATTTTAAAAGCCATAGAGATTGATTCAATGCAATGTGAGGAGATGGACAGTCATATAATCATCACTACCCACCAACCAGATACTAATTCTCATGGGAATTAG
- the si:dkey-220f10.4 gene encoding tubby protein homolog has translation MEDAEVRQQKLDNQRSLLIKKQQRRRADARMVTANHDIRPKTRKKKDEADDTALLISQSQSNTSLNDTQSEQIYENTVEEICLGELNISSRTEEISEEAAHSVPVITKKIDLEISPQLSAKCTLDTEGQADGKKNKKKAVKKGQTKLLEPKLALEAEENEAKEKKTVKKKDKTNESKEKAQTGEQSSIQTDSVVEFNVNEEKKPESESEDERKDWTKSPVPPTPKKQQQLKQMRCHLSDSEEEKQDEEEEDKKSKARKTSKKSKKGAKNNDIASLNSNYKEPSSDSDSLDMGKSSPMSLEDLEQFAMRPAPRDVTIQCRITRDRRGVEKGIYPTYYLHMEKEDGKRVFLMAGRKRKKCKTSNYLISIDPTDLSRDTDSYIGKLRSNVLGTKFTVYDNGENPERKQFIKETDTLRQELAAIYYEKNVLGFKGPRKMTVIIPGMHENDERVVIQPKNELESLLTRYENGNKENLVTLVNKSPSWNEQTQSYVLNFHGRVTQASVKNFQIVHPDNVDYIVMQFGRVAEDVFSMDYSFPMCALQAFAITLSSFDGKLACE, from the exons ATGGAGGACGCAGAGGTCCGACAGCAGAAGCTGGACAATCAG CGTTCGCTTTTAATCAAGAAACAACAAAGAAGAAGAGCAGATGCCCGGATGGTCACAGCGAATCATGACATTCGTCCCAAGACACGCAAAAAGAAAGATGAGGCTGATGATACCGCTTTATTGATAAGCCAATCTCAGAGCAACACTTCCCTCAATG ACACACAATCTGAGCAGATTTATGAAAACACAGTGGAAGAAATTTGTTTAGGAGAACTGAACATTTCATCCAGGACAGAAGAGATATCGGAAGAGGCAGCTCATTCTGTTCCGGTCATCACTAAGAAAATTGATCTAGAGATCAGCCCGCAGCTCAGCGCTAAATGCACTTTAGACACAGAGGGCCAAGCAGAtggaaagaaaaataagaagaaGGCTGTGAAAAAGGGGCAAACAAAAT TACTTGAACCAAAACTTGCATTAGAGGCTGAGGAAAATGaagcaaaagagaaaaaaacagtgaaGAAGAAGGATAAGACAAATGAATCTAAGGAGAAAGCACAGACGGGGGAACAGTCTT CAATTCAGACTGATTCAGTGGTGGAATTCAATGTTAATGAAGAGAAAAAACCTGAATCAGAGAGTGAGGATGAAAGAAAAGACTGGACAAAGAGCCCCGTCCCTCCCACaccaaagaaacaacaacagctgaagcaaa TGAGATGTCATCTCAGTGATAGTGAGGAAGAAAAACAGGATGAAGAAGAGGAGGACAAGAAGAGCAAAGCTAGAAAAACCTCAAAGAAGTCTAAAAAAGGAGCAAAAAATAACGATATTGCTTCTTTAAACTCCAACTATAAGGAGCCTTCTTCTGACAGTGACTCTCTGGACATGGGAAAG TCCTCTCCTATGTCTTTGGAAGATCTAGAACAGTTTGCCATGCGTCCTGCTCCAAGAGATGTAACTATTCAGTGCAGGATCACCAGAGACAGGAGGGGAGTGGAAAAAGGGATCTATCCCACATATTACCTCCACATGGAAAAGGAGGATGGGAAAAGG GTCTTTCTGATGGCTGGCAGGAAAAGAAAGAAGTGCAAAACTTCAAATTATTTGATATCAATTGATCCTACAGATTTATCCAGAGACACTGACAGCTACATAGGCAAACTAAG GTCAAATGTCTTGGGGACTAAATTCACTGTGTATGATAATGGTGAGAATCCAGAAAGGAAACAATTCATCAAGGAAACGGATACACTGCGACAAGAGCTAGCAGCAATATATTAT GAGAAAAATGTTCTGGGTTTCAAAGGTCCCAGGAAAATGACAGTAATCATTCCTGGTATGCACGAGAATGATGAAAGAGTTGTTATTCAACCAAAAAAT GAGCTGGAGTCTCTGCTCACCCGATACGAGAATGGTAACAAAGAGAATCTTGTCACCCTTGTAAATAAATCACCCAGCTGGAATGAGCAAACTCAGTCGTATGTGCTCAATTTCCATGGCCGAGTTACTCAGGCATCTGTGAAAAACTTTCAGATTGTCCATCCAGATAATG TGGACTACATCGTGATGCAGTTTGGCCGGGTAGCAGAAGATGTGTTTTCCATGGACTACAGCTTTCCCATGTGTGCTCTACAGGCATTTGCCATCACTCTGTCCTCATTTGATGGCAAACTGGCCTGTGAATGA
- the stx4 gene encoding syntaxin-4, whose translation MRDRTKELGNTSDASDEDETTALMIKPGSESSANEDKENEVFFKKVQEIREGLESIKKKVSELENKQKTVLGVPLPEDSMKKELQSLREEIKVMASQIQRKLKSIEPKKAEGEDKYIPINVRMRRTQHGVLSREFLELMGHCNTIQAQYRDRNVERIQRQLKITGNNVTDEELESMLESGQTDVFTQNILNDAKATRQALNEIESRHDEIIKLERSIKELHDMFQYLAMEVEAQGEMVDRIEENIKRSHNYVEKAVAETAAAVETSKKVCKKKIWIAICLAICLVILAIVLAVTFS comes from the exons ATGCGGGACCGGACCAAAGAATTGGGCAAT ACTTCTGATGCCTCAGACGAAGATGAAACGACAGCTCTCATGATAAAGCCAGGATCTGAGAGCTCAGCAAATGAAGACAAAGAAAATGAAGTTTTCTTCAAAAAG GTTCAGGAGATTCGAGAGGGGCTTGAAAGTATTAAGAAGAAGGTATCTGAAttggaaaacaaacagaaaacagtgttAGGAGTCCCACTTCCAGAGGACA GTATGAAAAAGGAACTTCAGTCCCTCAGAGAAGAAATCAAAGTCATGGCCAGCCAGATCCAAAGGAAGTTAAAAA GCATCGAACCTAAGAAAGCTGAAGGTGAAGACAAATATATTCCAATAAACGTAAGAATGCGAAGAACCCAG caTGGTGTTTTGTCCCGTGAATTTCTGGAATTAATGGGTCACTGTAATACAATTCAAGCCCAATACAGAGACAGAAATGTGGAGAGGATACAAAGACAACTCAAAATCA CTGGTAATAATGTGACAGATGAGGAGCTGGAATCAATGCTTGAGAGTGGACAAACAgatgttttcacacaaaat ATTTTGAATGATGCTAAAGCTACCAGGCAGGCTCTGAATGAGATCGAGTCGAGACATGATGAGATCATCAAATTGGAGAGAAGCATCAAAGAACTACATGATATGTTTCAGTACCTTGCAATGGAAGTGGAAGCACAG ggtGAGATGGTGGACCGCATTGAGGAGAACATTAAGCGTTCCCATAACTATGTGGAAAAGGCTGTTGCGGAAACAGCCGCTGCTGTAGAAACTTCAAAAAAAGTGTGCAAG AAAAAGATATGGATTGCAATATGCCTTGCTATCTGTCTTGTAATATTGGCCATTGTCCTGGCAGTTACTTTCAGCTGA
- the snx11 gene encoding sorting nexin-11 isoform X2, producing MGCRIFFLKEFIAVRVQDPRVQNEGSWNSYVDFKIFLHTNSKAFTAKTSCVRRRYSEFVWLKKKLQKNAGLVPVPDLPKKSIFSFINDDFIERRRKGLQSFLDKLLHMTVCLSDSQLHLFLQTQLPVKHIEDCVQGHTPYTVTEAILNYASSNLGWVQEEGGGAQELWPTPVPYESVESPAPHLPSLQSPGAIFSGPPNELTDVSDSDSRLSDADQTAHDLKQVIVHEQLPQEGESCIKLVVEVHPNLVGSVETEEEGGIIGSNKVTKDLQGYDCEYPAPQIDGHPEDKPWQEDTSNEVDLDQEKSVAEDVADITSVDQVIEERTLGVINEAKKGGQDVGLEQDSTERQTPKKDLYEEDTRVRIHNNEVTLDLSAVKEDSAENHREMVLESAAITVDVVLHDACEENMPDTKDHDKAEITEDHTVQENGLSEEDYSEDTAVQEEAMNVNEEHVGEVNKLNAKFHQLSSGILILGGIEEAVSTQTASVTENVSNLDANTADDNTLILKAIEIDSMQCEEMDSHIIITTHQPDTNSHGN from the exons ATGGGCTGcaggattttctttttaaag gaATTCATTGCAGTGAGAGTTCAGGATCCTCGTGTTCAGAACGAAGGGTCGTGGAACTCATATGTGGACTTCAAAATTTTCCTTCAT ACAAACAGTAAAGCATTCACTGCCAAAACATCCTGTGTAAGGCGGCGATACAGCGAATTTGTGTGGTTGAAGAAAAAGCTGCAAAAGAACGCTGGTCTGGT GCCTGTTCCTGATCTTCCCAAAAAGTCTATCTTCTCGTTTATTAACGATGACTTCATTGAAAGAAGGAGAAAGGGTCTTCAGAGCTTCTTGGATAA GTTGCTGCACATGACAGTATGCCTGTCAGATAGCCAGCTCCATCTTTTCCTGCAGACTCAGCTTCCTGTCAAGCACATTGAGGACTGTGTGCAGGGTCACACCCCTTACACTGTGACAGAGGCCATTCTGAATTATGCTTCCTCCAACCTCGGCTGGGTCCAAGAGGAAGGGGGCGGGGCCCAAGAATTATGGCCCACCCCTGTTCCATATGAATCTGTAGAGAG CCCTGCTCCACACCTCCCTTCATTACAAAGTCCAGGAGCCATATTCAGTGGACCTCCAAATGAACTTACAGACGTTTCAGACTCTGATTCAAGACTGAGTGATGCAGACCAAACAGCACATGACCTGAAGCAGGTTATTGTCCATGAACAGCTGCCTCAGGAGGGAGAGAGTTGCATTAAACTAGTAGTTGAAGTCCACCCGAACCTTGTTGGTTCTGTAGAGACTGAGGAAGAGGGCGGAATCATTGGATCAAATAAGGTCACCAAAGATCTACAAGGGTATGATTGTGAATATCCTGCTCCACAGATAGACGGACACCCTGAAGACAAGCCTTGGCAAGAAGATACAAGCAATGAAGTAGATCTTGATCAAGAAAAGTCTGTTGCCGAAGATGTTGCTGACATTACTTCAGTAGATCAAGTCATTGAGGAAAGGACTCTTGGTGTTATCAATGAAGCAAAGAAGGGAGGTCAAGACGTTGGACTTGAACAGGACAGCACTGAGAGACAAACCCCTAAAAAGGACCTTTATGAAGAAGATACAAGAGTAAGGATCCATAATAATGAAGTAACTCTGGATCTCAGTGCTGTCAAGGAAGACAGTGCTGAGAATCACAGAGAGATGGTACTAGAAAGTGCAGCTATAACTGTAGATGTTGTACTCCATGATGCTTGTGAGGAGAACATGCCAGATACTAAAGATCATGATAAAGCAGAGATAACAGAGGACCATACAGTCCAAGAGAATGGACTCAGTGAAGAAGACTACAGCGAAGACACTGCTGTCCAGGAAGAGGCCATGAATGTGAATGAGGAGCATGTTGGTGAAGTGAACAAGCTCAATGCAAAATTTCATCAGCTCAGCAGTGGCATTTTGATACTTGGGGGAATTGAGGAAGCAGTGAGCACACAAACCGCCTCCGTGACAGAGAATGTCAGCAACCTCGATGCAAATACTGCTGATGACAACACGCTTATTTTAAAAGCCATAGAGATTGATTCAATGCAATGTGAGGAGATGGACAGTCATATAATCATCACTACCCACCAACCAGATACTAATTCTCATGGGAATTAG
- the snx11 gene encoding sorting nexin-11 isoform X1, with protein MFWRADSTKSEESVDFNLYGFVNIFAFFKLWKAKDKIICPLCRVTSGRMIKSQEQDEFIAVRVQDPRVQNEGSWNSYVDFKIFLHTNSKAFTAKTSCVRRRYSEFVWLKKKLQKNAGLVPVPDLPKKSIFSFINDDFIERRRKGLQSFLDKLLHMTVCLSDSQLHLFLQTQLPVKHIEDCVQGHTPYTVTEAILNYASSNLGWVQEEGGGAQELWPTPVPYESVESPAPHLPSLQSPGAIFSGPPNELTDVSDSDSRLSDADQTAHDLKQVIVHEQLPQEGESCIKLVVEVHPNLVGSVETEEEGGIIGSNKVTKDLQGYDCEYPAPQIDGHPEDKPWQEDTSNEVDLDQEKSVAEDVADITSVDQVIEERTLGVINEAKKGGQDVGLEQDSTERQTPKKDLYEEDTRVRIHNNEVTLDLSAVKEDSAENHREMVLESAAITVDVVLHDACEENMPDTKDHDKAEITEDHTVQENGLSEEDYSEDTAVQEEAMNVNEEHVGEVNKLNAKFHQLSSGILILGGIEEAVSTQTASVTENVSNLDANTADDNTLILKAIEIDSMQCEEMDSHIIITTHQPDTNSHGN; from the exons ATGTTTTGGAGAGCAGACAGTACCAAGTCCGAGGAATCTGTTGATTTCAACCTTTATGGATTTGTGAATATATTTGCTTTTTTCAAATTATGGAAAGCTAAAGACAAAATAAT ATGTCCATTGTGTCGTGTTACCTCTGGTAGGATGATCAAAAGTCAAGAGCAAGAT gaATTCATTGCAGTGAGAGTTCAGGATCCTCGTGTTCAGAACGAAGGGTCGTGGAACTCATATGTGGACTTCAAAATTTTCCTTCAT ACAAACAGTAAAGCATTCACTGCCAAAACATCCTGTGTAAGGCGGCGATACAGCGAATTTGTGTGGTTGAAGAAAAAGCTGCAAAAGAACGCTGGTCTGGT GCCTGTTCCTGATCTTCCCAAAAAGTCTATCTTCTCGTTTATTAACGATGACTTCATTGAAAGAAGGAGAAAGGGTCTTCAGAGCTTCTTGGATAA GTTGCTGCACATGACAGTATGCCTGTCAGATAGCCAGCTCCATCTTTTCCTGCAGACTCAGCTTCCTGTCAAGCACATTGAGGACTGTGTGCAGGGTCACACCCCTTACACTGTGACAGAGGCCATTCTGAATTATGCTTCCTCCAACCTCGGCTGGGTCCAAGAGGAAGGGGGCGGGGCCCAAGAATTATGGCCCACCCCTGTTCCATATGAATCTGTAGAGAG CCCTGCTCCACACCTCCCTTCATTACAAAGTCCAGGAGCCATATTCAGTGGACCTCCAAATGAACTTACAGACGTTTCAGACTCTGATTCAAGACTGAGTGATGCAGACCAAACAGCACATGACCTGAAGCAGGTTATTGTCCATGAACAGCTGCCTCAGGAGGGAGAGAGTTGCATTAAACTAGTAGTTGAAGTCCACCCGAACCTTGTTGGTTCTGTAGAGACTGAGGAAGAGGGCGGAATCATTGGATCAAATAAGGTCACCAAAGATCTACAAGGGTATGATTGTGAATATCCTGCTCCACAGATAGACGGACACCCTGAAGACAAGCCTTGGCAAGAAGATACAAGCAATGAAGTAGATCTTGATCAAGAAAAGTCTGTTGCCGAAGATGTTGCTGACATTACTTCAGTAGATCAAGTCATTGAGGAAAGGACTCTTGGTGTTATCAATGAAGCAAAGAAGGGAGGTCAAGACGTTGGACTTGAACAGGACAGCACTGAGAGACAAACCCCTAAAAAGGACCTTTATGAAGAAGATACAAGAGTAAGGATCCATAATAATGAAGTAACTCTGGATCTCAGTGCTGTCAAGGAAGACAGTGCTGAGAATCACAGAGAGATGGTACTAGAAAGTGCAGCTATAACTGTAGATGTTGTACTCCATGATGCTTGTGAGGAGAACATGCCAGATACTAAAGATCATGATAAAGCAGAGATAACAGAGGACCATACAGTCCAAGAGAATGGACTCAGTGAAGAAGACTACAGCGAAGACACTGCTGTCCAGGAAGAGGCCATGAATGTGAATGAGGAGCATGTTGGTGAAGTGAACAAGCTCAATGCAAAATTTCATCAGCTCAGCAGTGGCATTTTGATACTTGGGGGAATTGAGGAAGCAGTGAGCACACAAACCGCCTCCGTGACAGAGAATGTCAGCAACCTCGATGCAAATACTGCTGATGACAACACGCTTATTTTAAAAGCCATAGAGATTGATTCAATGCAATGTGAGGAGATGGACAGTCATATAATCATCACTACCCACCAACCAGATACTAATTCTCATGGGAATTAG